One stretch of Eupeodes corollae chromosome 2, idEupCoro1.1, whole genome shotgun sequence DNA includes these proteins:
- the LOC129945490 gene encoding protein GPR107 encodes MLRLKGFLILLMLCSLSLARKHHLEVRDDTRRYIALSTFGFYQSGILDVKLSNFVISNENENDLFGLSLDKTTVDAMNPYLDSHQNKCILDEPASAQRSGPIIFFLMDLKNLKVSVTCSSDWRNLHIYKDRSQLPAMRAKRQSKVSDSALFMQRRKKREFEPREENAPAIPSENKGICKDLTLPLTRTLVGNKNYYNTSFSMFVASPHEEGLYNLYFHACPNYHTTKELSFNVDIEENNNGNFLSAGEMPLPALYFMMSLLFFLSGLFWVFILKKSKHSVFKIHYIMAVLVFLKSLSLMFHAINYHFIEIRGEHVETWAILYYVTHLLKGAVLFITILLIGTGWTFIKHILNDKDKKIFMIVIPLQILANVAEIIIAESEESDVEYRTWRDIFILVDLLCCGAILFPVVWSIRHLHEASATDGKAAINLRKLKLFRQFYIMIVCYIYFTRIIVYLLKITVAFQYAWLDEMFHEMATYVFFVLTGYKFRPASSHPYFSVSDEDDDDEVEVLTESGLTAGLHKTKALNRNAPPTTTIVEGNDEERENLISKRESSHEYD; translated from the exons atgcttCGATTAAAAGGATTTCTGATTCTTTTAATGCTATGCAGTTTAAGTTTAGCCCGAAAACATCACCTTGAAGTTCGG GATGATACACGACGATACATCGCCTTGAGTACCTTTGGTTTCTATCAAAGTGGAATTCTGGATGTTAAATTGAGTAATTTCGTGATATCGAATGAGAATGAAAATGATTTG tttGGACTTTCGTTGGATAAGACAACAGTTGATGCTATGAATCCATATTTGGATTCACatcaaaacaaatgtattcTCGATGAACCAGCTTCGGCACAACGAAGTGGaccaattattttctttttgatggatttaaaaaatcttaa AGTTAGTGTGACATGTTCATCGGATTGGAGGaatttacatatttacaaaGATCGCTCACAGCTTCCAGCGATGCGAGCAAAGCGGCAATCCAAAGTCAGTGATTCGGCATTGTTTATGCAGAGACGAAAGAAGAGAGAATTCGAACCACGGGAAGAAAATGCCCCCGCAATTCCAAGTGAAAATAAAGGAATTTGTAAGGATCTAACTTTACCTCTGACTAGGACTTTAGTTGGTAATAAGAACTACTACAATACCTCG ttctcGATGTTTGTAGCATCGCCACATGAAGAGGGATTATACAACTTGTATTTCCACGCCTGTCCAAATTATCATACCACCAAAGAATTGTCTTTCAAT gTTGATATTGAGGAGAACAACAATGGAAATTTCCTATCAGCTGGCGAGATGCCTTTGCCAGCTCTGTACTTTATGATGAGTCTTTTGTTCTTCCTTTCGGGATTGTTTTgggttttcattttgaaaaagagCAA GCATTCCGTATTTAAAATCCATTACATTATGGCTGTTTTGGTTTTCTTGAAGTCACTGTCGCTGATGTTCCACGCAATCAACTATCACTTCATTGAAATCAGAGGGGAACATGTTGAGACATGGGCTATTCTCTACTATGTTACTCATTT ATTGAAAGGTGCAGTTCTTTTCATTACCATTTTATTGATTGGAACTGGTTGGACATTCATCAAACACATTTTGAATGATAAGGACAAAAAAATCTTCATGATTGTGATTCCATTGCAA atcctTGCGAACGTAGCTGAAATTATCATCGCCGAAAGTGAAGAAAGTGATGTTGAATATCGCACCTGGCGAGACATATTCATTCTAGTCGATCTTCTTTGTTGTGGAGCAATTCTTTTCCCCGTCGTTTGGTCCATACGACATTTACACGAAGCATCAGCCACCGATGGAAAAGCAGCTATAAATCTACGCAAACTTAAACTATTCCGTCAATTCTACATTATGATCGTATGTTACATCTATTTCACACGAATAATTGTCTATCTCTTAAAGATAACAGTTGCATTCCAATACGCATGGTTGGATGAGATGTTCCATGAAATGGCCACTTATGTATTCTTTGTATTGACTGGTTATAAATTCCGACCGGCTTCGTCACATCCGTACTTTAGTGTATCCGATgaggacgatgacgatgaggtTGAAGTACTTACAGAATCTGGTCTGACCGCAGGTCTCCACAAGACGAAGGCATTAAATCGCAATGCACCGCCCACTACGACAATAGTCGAGGGCAATGACGAAGAAAGGGAAAATCTTATAAGCAAACGTGAATCAAGTCATGAGTATGATTAa